A window of the Lagopus muta isolate bLagMut1 chromosome 1, bLagMut1 primary, whole genome shotgun sequence genome harbors these coding sequences:
- the SPAM1 gene encoding hyaluronidase PH-20 produces METLRQIQNVGICVTCTYPIASGMVFTILLVSCCSSMNMRARPLLSNSPFLSIWNAPTELCTERTGVQLDMSFFSLIGSTLKTSIGQNITLFYPDRLGYYPYKNEVTGEAFNGGLPQLALLENHLKKAREDIQFYIPSDEQFGLAVIDWENWRPVWIRNWGSKDIYRQESIELVQQRDVSLSEAEARTIAKKEFEAAARSLMLESLKLGIAMKPNRLWGYYLYPDCYNYDYKQNPHNYTGTCLDIEIARNNELNWLWEKSTALYPSVYLETALRSSRNAQLFVRNRVQEAIRVSYVSNSTHPLPVFVYTRPVFTDLYEEYLSQDDLVNTIGESAALGASGIVIWGDMNLTQSKNTCRTLDNYLRKTLTPYLINVTMAARICSQVVCQDSGACARKKWNSNDYLHLNPENIAIQMTKDGKYTLQGQPAFQDLKTFVEKFDCHCYAGHSCEPRVDINDIHYLRACISEEICIQISSNSFSNIDSSKEKNLSNRTVFPLASQSKVTLSTHPEIGDFQPATGSNILHLTTAEYNTVTAATRYDVEANDTCSFGSSTSYRINIFNLFFLILILRTLI; encoded by the exons ATGGAAACTCTaagacaaatacaaaatgttgGTATCTGTGTTACTTGTACATATCCCATAGCCTCTGGCATGGTGTTCACCATTCTTCTAGTTTCTTGCTGCTCATCTATGAACATGAGAGCTCGTCCACTTCTTTCTAATTCACCTTTCCTTTCCATCTGGAATGCTCCTACAGAACTTTGTACTGAAAGGACTGGAGTGCAGCTGGacatgtcatttttttctctcattggAAGCACACTGAAGACATCCATTGGGCAAAACATCACTCTATTCTATCCAGACAGGCTTGGTTACTACCCATACAAAAATGAAGTCACAGGAGAAGCATTCAATGGAGGACTCCCTCAACTTGCGCTGCTggaaaatcatttaaaaaaagccaGAGAGGATATCCAGTTCTATATTCCTTCAGATGAACAGTTTGGATTGGCTGTCATTGACTGGGAAAAttggagacctgtgtggataAGGAATTGGGGATCAAAAGACATTTACAGGCAGGAATCTATTGAACTGGTTCAGCAGAGAGATGTAAGTCTATCAGAAGCTGAAGCCAGGACTATAGCTAAAAAGGAATTTGAAGCTGCAGCAAGATCTCTTATGTTGGAATCTTTAAAACTGGGCATAGCAATGAAGCCAAATCGTCTTTGGGGATACTACCTTTACCCAGACTGTTATAACTATGATTACAAACAAAATCCACATAATTATACAGGAACCTGTTTAGATATTGAAATAGCAAGAAATAATGAGCTTAACTGGTTGTGGGAGAAGAGCACAGCACTTTATCCATCTGTCTATCTAGAAACAGCCTTAAGGTCTTCCAGAAATGCCCAACTCTTTGTTCGCAACAGAGTTCAAGAAGCCATCAGAGTTTCCTATGTCTCTAATTCTACTCATCCCCTTCCAGTTTTTGTATATACACGACCAGTATTCACAGATCTCTATGAGGAATACCTCTCTCAG GATGACCTGGTAAATACCATTGGCGAGTCTGCTGCACTGGGTGCTTCTGGAATTGTGATTTGGGGTGATATGAATTTAACACAAAGTAAG AACACCTGTAGGACTCTGGACAACTACCTTAGGAAGACTTTGACTCCTTACCTCATCAACGTCACAATGGCAGCCAGAATCTGCAGCCAGGTAGTATGCCAAGACTCTGGTGCCTGTGCACGGAAAAAATGGAATTCCAATGACTATCTTCACTTGAATCCAGAGAATATTGCCATTCAAATGACAAAGGATGGAAAATACACTCTGCAAGGGCAACCAGCATTTCAGGATCTGAAGACATTCGTAGAAAAATTTGACTGCCACTGTTATGCAGGGCACAGCTGTGAACCCAGGGTCGATATCAATGACATCCATTACCTTCGTGCgtgtatttcagaagaaatttgcATTCAGATATCctcaaattcattttctaataTAGActcttctaaagaaaagaaCCTATCTAACAGAACTGTATTTCCACTTGCCTCTCAGAGTAAGGTGACATTATCTACACATCCTGAAATAGGTGATTTCCAGCCTGCCACTGGAAGTAATATACTGCATTTAACAACTGCAGAATATAACACTGTCACAGCAGCCACTAGATATGATGTAGAAGCAAATGATACTTGTAGTTTTGGTAGTTCTACATCCTATAggataaatatatttaatcttttttttttaattctaattctGAGAACCTTAATATAA